The nucleotide sequence aataatatccaaaataacaaagcggGTGTAGCACCACGCCTAGGTCTACGTCTGTTAAAAAATTTAGGACTCAGGAGGAAATATACAAATTAGTGGAACCCTCGTTGtaagtctgactcgcacttgggcagtttttttttcgacaccACATGAAATATAGGCCAGTGATAACAGCCAAACCACAAAAATTGCCGATGGGAACTTGTTATCttattttgtgtgtgttttatagCAGTTTTAAATCTTAACAGTTTTGtgatagtatgtatgtaaagcagcgtttcttaacctcggGTCGCGACACAAATTAGGGTCGCGGGTGGTTTTGAAATGCGCCGCGGAAGTTCTATAATTAAAGCATGTgctgaaactttttttttcaatattttataatataatgacGACAGTTTTAGCGGTATTTTTAGGTCGCGGGGTCTTAATCGTATTTATGTTTTGGGTCGCGAGACAAAAAAAGTGAAGAACCGCTGATGTACCTAGGTAAGGGTTGAACAGAAGCGACTTAACATTTTTTGCATTAGCTCTAATATACACGTTGATCTAATAACGTCGTTAGAAATGCGTTCAATCAAAGTGTGTACTCGTACATCCCGCTCGGCTGTACCTGTACTGTACAGGCCTATATCACATAAGTTACAAGTGCTTTAATAATACTACATAATTGTCACGTTTTTGTATAAGAAACTTAACAATAtctagaattgtagcacttgtaacttttgtgataTAGGTAGGGGGCAGGTTCCCGaattttttatcttctaaaattttgtttaacacTGAATCCTTCTAAATATTGCTATGATATAATTTAACGGTGAAAAGTTTGATATCTCAGCAGTGTAAATACGATACAGAGCGTGGGAGCAGAGCGATGTTTTCGTAATTAGGCATGGGAAAGATCGGGACGCATGTGGCGGTGACAATGCGGCGTGGGACCCGCGGGCGGCTGCGGCCGTTTTGGACGTCTTATGATGGCTACTTCAGTAGCGCGGATTAAACATTTTTGATAGGCAACACGTAGAGTGCAAGCGCGGGACGGATACATTATGGGCGGTCTCAGATTAGCGTTTTATTCGAGCAAATAAGCTCGTTTTTGGAAGCGCGTGTACGCGCGTACAGGTGCGGTTTAGTTTTCTTCGAGCGTTGAACGCGCAGGAATGAGCGCgtatagttgtatttttttttctttaattgtataatatagtttttaagtattttatttgtaattatatttttatgaaaaaatgactttctgccaagtttcttgcggcgcattcttcttggcaatgatggtctttccgaaagcgctggtagtttaaaaaaatgacgtgtaaaagtgcccattgcggcctatttactgaataaatcatttgaatttcgaattttttgaatttgcgtACAGTTATCTACAGAGATATGTGACCATACTGCGGTACACAGGTCTACAGCTGACTGTACATGCGCGTTCTGTGTAATATAGCGCGCGTCTAAGCGTGCATGCTAAAAACGACCGTATTGTATGGGgcagaaaaacaaaaagacattaGTCTGAACTGAAACCACCCTACTGCAACAGATAGGGTCTCGTACATCCATCAACGCGGAATCGGCTTCAGCGCAGCCCATAAGTCTTTATTTATATCGATAACCTAACCTCACTAACTCTAAGTtgacccccgacattgtcatttaaaaattcaaaagagAAAAGTTCAGTACAGTCAagttccttttcgacatcatcaaagCCACaaacaatgccacagacagacattggtgtcaaacttataacacccctctttatgtGTCGGGAGTTAAAGATGTGTAAACGACAATTTCCTAAAAGCTTATAGCTTACCTCACAGGCCCCATGCCCTCATAGAACTGGTATTCCGCCTTGTCCGTAGATATGATGGTCCAGCAGGCCCCGTCGTTGATCATCTCCTTGTTGGGCTCCTTGGGGCATGGCGTGGCTTGGAACTGGATTATACGCTCCTGCGACAGGCACAGATACATGCGCTCTGTGTCCTTCATGTAGAACGCGCATTTGTGCAGCTGGGACACTGGGTCGTCGGCCTCCAGGAGGGCCATTTGTTTGTCCACCTAAGACAGAGAGAGGTTTGTAGGTGAAACATTTAAGGtaatctactaatattataaatgcagaagtttgtaaatctgtttgtttattacttcatcacgtctaaaccgctaaaccgatttagatgaaattcggtacacaggtCCCGGAGGACATTAttttatgatagtttttatcccggaaaattgcatagttcccgcgggatagcgataaacgaattatacgcggacggagtcgcgggtaacaggctagtaaattaaacatacattacaagttcaataaaagttttgcaggtggtaggaccttgtgcaaggtccgcccggattgctaccaccatcttgctcgctaatcctgccgtgaagcagcagtgcttgcactgttgtgtttcggcgtggagagtaatacagccggtgaaataactggcacttgaggtattccatcttaggcctaaaATAAGGTTCCCCGCGCTACCTATCTACCTCACCCCCTATGGCGTGCATGGACAGTACAGTCGGCGTCAAAAATAGgtgattacttatttaaaagCACACTATCTTTTATGTCGTATGTCGTCGTTTATGTAGGTGCGTGGCTGTAAAATGACAAGTACAGTATGacctgctaggatttttttatactgACTATACTGAGTTACTTGGACTATATGCAAACATGTGTGATGTTGTTTGTTACTATGTTGTAGAGTTGCCATTCATTTGGGTTTCCCTGGATTTGTCCTAGATTAGAGGGCGCCCAGGGAGCGTCTAATCacccaaaaaatttaaaatcctTGTGTCACTAAATCTACTGATTAGAGAAATTGCTTTTGAGGTTCGTTAGTTTTTCAGAATCAGAATGAACTGAATTACGTGCCTTCTGTTCATCTtaacctttaaacaagcaatatCTTAATATAATATGATTCTTCTGTATACATGTGTGTTTGTCATCAAACTCCTCCTAAACAGCTGGCTGGACGGCTTAAAAGTACAAGTGGATGACAACATCTGCCGGGTCAGCTagttcttgtatatttatttcttaatttcagGGCTCTCGGGAATGGCTCtaacaatttcaataaaatttgttaTCCCCCAGAATTTGGGGACAAACAATCGAACTATACTTGgcttggataggtatttaaataaatgtaaacaaacttcagccgCCAGATTTAGTACATTCAacgattttaaacattttacttatctataattgtaatacaaactagaatagtgtatttcaatacagaaacgtaaatatttaaatagtttagtggggggatttcaatatttaagacaccattgacattgttttgtttacatttagttaaatacctatccaaaccaagtacagcttggtcttatctctgggataACGCATGTTTTCGAGTTCTTACTCATCCTCTTACTTGTCCAGCTACTCAGTATTGAGGCTGTTtgtcattcatttattttaaatttgactaATGTTAATATacagaattaaattaaaatatgttaaaattcATTACTATctcattaatcatcatcatcatcaccaattaaactttttttatagagCTTCTTTAAGTAAGGATTCTTTATACGAAAATGTTTGTTGTTGCAAATTAGAAGAAGAAATTGTTTGCTGTATCAGACGTAAAAAGGATCATtgcattataaaattatattgcaATTTATACTTgtatgattagattagattagattagatttatttattaccttttgaaaatacattataagcacatgtcagttaattacaagaaattcacaaaaggatcgtcaatgtatacaaaataaataaatcttattaagtataataaatagtcagcgagaataaaaaataaataaatttaaaatgtcaaattagaattaaattcaataataataattaaaagcaaaacaagaatattcttaaatctaagtcaaatttatgcaataggaaccaaacgaacaatcaaataattaaaatgtcaaaatacaataaaattaatatgaaattaaaattcagttcacaaaactgtgaaaaatgatatcaaaacaaaaacaagagtacaaaacaaggtaagtacataaaaacaaaaatgaaatgcatATATTATGATGTCAACATAAAATCTCACTGTATTCTTTTAAAGAGTACAATGACTTGtctaaaagaagtttttttagtGTGCGTCCAAATGTCTCATCcgaacattcattttttttataaaatatgttataaCAACAAAACGTTTTTGTTCTAACCAGTGATCGGAACTCTGGGAGCAAAACTTTAACAAAACTTGTAAAGCTGACATTAAGGAGAATTTACAACCAAGAAAAATAAGAATATTCAATTTAACTCTATATCGAAATCTCAGATTTTCtatagtttattaatattttcatgtctGTAAGCACTGTTTCATGCCCACTTGGCAAGTTTTTAAAGTTTTGCTCCCAGAGTTCCGATCACTGGTTATaactaaaacttttttaaatataactttGCCTATAATAAAGATAGAAATAAAAAGCCTGTAGTGGTCAGATCAATttagtgtttttattgtttaaaaagttAGTGCTTGATATTTGAGCCTGAgcataaaaatgataaaatatggCACAAAGATTATAGACAAATCAAATGTACTTGGGACTGAAATTGGTTACCTATATTTCCATGAATCATACGAGTTTTGCAAAATCATATCATAGTAGGGAGAGGGTGGGTAGGTAGGCATATTATTGTCATAATCATTGAAGGATCTTACAAGAGTAAAAAGACAGaccaagttattttttttatacatggATATGTATCAGCTTCAAGATTTTTTAGTAAGTAAGGTACTCCACTTCTAATTGTCTTTACTTGCAATAATTGTAAAacccaaattaataaaaatttccaaaaatgttTACCAATTAGTTTGTTGAgatagttattatttattttcatattccGTATCAATTATCACTATGTACAACTTTGTCTATTTAacttgctattttttttactgaaatggGGCTAGCAAATTACAGGAGATAGATTCACATGCAACAATGCCCGTCTCATGCTCTGTCTCTCCGTCTGTGGCCATGTTCAGGGAGAGGTTAAAGAAATTATGGCTAGACGCTGACACCGAGACGAGACTGTGTTTCacttttgtaattgtttgtaatattttcttttcGTTTTATGTtggatttaatgtaaataattttgtatttattttctcttttgagtatttctgttttttctctttaccgcacgtaattttgACTGTCTGCTTATCTTCTATATAACATAATGTCTTCTCTTAACTacgttagctggaagagatccttttttagggataagctcgcctttgttctcctctgcatatttgtatttttatttttatgtgcaataaagagtttacatacatacatacatacaatgcaaGCACAATGCACAAGATTGAATGGCAGAGATCCCTTTagagataagtccgcctttgtacttaacactaatttattttgtaatctttgtttttcctttttgtacaatgaatagtataaacaaacaaacaaacattgcaaATATGTAAGTTATAAATTAGCAGGAGTTTACTAATATCTTTCCTCTCTGGTTTTACTGTGGCCGCTAGATCTACTTAATTGTGTCAACTCTTATATACCAAATTACAATATCCAAATATCTTGGAAGTGAGTAGGTAGGTCATTCTTGATATTAAGTTTAGTATATCTTTTTGTCATTTGGtccaaaaaaaatctgttagGTACTTTGtcttctagtaaaaataaaaaaataaaatcaagtcCAGGGGAAGTCTCACCTTTCTTATTATTAGCCTTGGTAGGGCCATGCCAGTGACGGAACACACAAGTTTCACTGTGGACCCGTAGTGGACATAACCATCACGCACCGCAAACTCCTCTGATTCACTCTCATTGTCATCCAGCAAGTGGATGGTGAAGGCACCCCACTGGGTTGACGATGCATGGAAGTTCCCATTCTCAACATGCAGGTATCGCGTGGACACAGTCTGCGATCTCAATCTATTAAACAGAGCAACCTTCGTCCCACTAGCAATACACAAATCTGCATTCTTCAAGGACTGTTTCTTCTTAGACGGCTTTGAAATAACCTTTATTCTCTTACTATTAAAAATCCCAATATCATGACCATTTCCATAAAACATTTTAACTGACAACATAAAGTGCTTTCTCTTGTCAGAATCTGATATGTACAGAGTTTTGGCAGCACAGTATTGCTTGCCGTTGTTGAGATCAAGCTGCTGCATGTCCTGGTCAGAGTTGCCGATGCCGATGAACGCGCAAAGCTGCGCCGCCTGCTCCGTCTCGCCCTCGCGCAGCATGCGCTCGCGCCGCAGCCGCCAGCCATCCCCGAACAGGTATATACAGGGGGGTGGGCAGAAGAAGCGTTTCTCGTTACCGTACGACTTCTGCGCGACCTTAGCGTGCAGGATAACGACGACCATGTCGGCGCGGTCCCGCAGGTAGCGCTCCATGGCCTCGCGCGTGAGGCGGCGCTCCTCGGGCCGGTAGGCGCCGGCGCCGGGCCCGGCCGCGCTGGCGTACCGCGGGAACAGTGCGCCATGCTGCGGCGGCGGGGACGCGCCGCctgcgcccgccgcgcccgctgCGCCGACCGCGCCGAACTGGTGCGGCATCCTCGCCACGGCGCCACCTCACCGCCTGACCGACTTCATCAGCGGTTGGTCGTACAGTCGTATGCTCATGATCTCGTGTGACGACTCTAGCCGGACCTCCCGCCCGCCGGCGTCATGAACATCATCGAGTAAACAATCCTTTGAGACTGAGTGGCGTCCCTCCTTATCACTTCGGACTGTTTGCGAACGACTTCAACTCTCCCCTCCGATATGCGAGTGGACACGCTCTTAATACGACGCGGATCGATACACTTTTTATTATTCACGACactaaaaattaataatgatgGGAACTGCAACACATTTCTTTCAAAAACACCTGTTCCGAGTCAGAATTTTCGGACAGTACGGCCAACATTCCACGGATTAGATTAGTCTTTTCACCGTTAGCATTAAGTGTGCTTTGCAACAgtcttatttttgttgtataataatattatactttaTAGAAAGTTATAAAAACTTGTGTTTATTTCGTGCTAAATACGACAACGCTAGAAACGTGAACATTGTGAACTGTCAAATGAGTGACGACCATAGACAAAGTAAAGCGTGTTGTCGGTGTCGACTGCACGCGCACGAACAAATCGCTGGAATGATAGCGAGGTCGGTCGAATCGCGGACTGCGGAACGCCGACTGAACTGTCAGCCAGGCGGTCGGTCATAGGATGTGGGGTTACGCATGGGGCGTGAGAAAATAAAGTGTGGGAAAGAGTGGGCGTCTCGGCGTAGTAAAACATTTGATACGTTGTAGTGAACCTAACACATATTTATGAACGTGATGCGCCAGTAGCTagcatttcaattgcagctgTGTGTGTGATAAATACGTCCAGTTCATGGAGCGAAAAGGTTGCGATGTGTGAGGAAGAGACCGACGATTGAACGGAGATATCGTGGGAAACGACCTCTGTTATGTGCACTAATACATACATTTAGTTAGTTTGAGCAtgtttgtaaaacaaaaaatctGGTGTGGAATTTAATCGCACGCGATGGG is from Choristoneura fumiferana chromosome 3, NRCan_CFum_1, whole genome shotgun sequence and encodes:
- the Su(H) gene encoding recombining binding protein suppressor of hairless; the encoded protein is MPHQFGAVGAAGAAGAGGASPPPQHGALFPRYASAAGPGAGAYRPEERRLTREAMERYLRDRADMVVVILHAKVAQKSYGNEKRFFCPPPCIYLFGDGWRLRRERMLREGETEQAAQLCAFIGIGNSDQDMQQLDLNNGKQYCAAKTLYISDSDKRKHFMLSVKMFYGNGHDIGIFNSKRIKVISKPSKKKQSLKNADLCIASGTKVALFNRLRSQTVSTRYLHVENGNFHASSTQWGAFTIHLLDDNESESEEFAVRDGYVHYGSTVKLVCSVTGMALPRLIIRKVDKQMALLEADDPVSQLHKCAFYMKDTERMYLCLSQERIIQFQATPCPKEPNKEMINDGACWTIISTDKAEYQFYEGMGPVRSPVTPVPLVHSLNLNGGGDVAMLELAGDNFTPSLQVWFGDVEAETMYRCAESMLCVVPDISQFRGQWLWVRQPTQVPVSLVRNDGIIYATGLTFTYTPEPGPRPPCTPVDDVMRPEAAATAWPHDAHPHHALQ